In Cottoperca gobio chromosome 1, fCotGob3.1, whole genome shotgun sequence, a genomic segment contains:
- the smap1 gene encoding stromal membrane-associated protein 1, translating to MATRSEREKSQKLNEQHQAILSKMLREEDNKYCADCEAKGPRWASWNLGVFMCIRCAGIHRNLGVHISRVKSVNLDQWTSEQIQSIQDMGNTNGRQLYEANLPESFRRPQTDQAVEFFIRDKYEKKKYYSKNVTNGSSPKDGKKEREPDRGGKVSSYTKSEESRPVPKISPAKTSEPSVNLLGLDIPAAASTNNGSTSTSQNNNDLDIFGPMVSNPLPASSSAAQFPQVSSSNAASTPTQAPGAAGGGAGSGSGQGDLDLFSDNSSATKTEDVAKKPLSKDSILSLYGTNSMSQQAPAAGMFMGPSQMQFPVQATGGYQPFPGMGTAMPPTTVMGAMMGPSPGMMVGMTMPNGFMGNAPATGVMGMAPRMMGPQGGALPAGMVPAQGMYAIQPGQQAQWNMGQVNQQMSGLALNSAGGQMAFGQPPSAMGGWAAPGSGQTLSTQLWK from the exons ATGGCGACACGCTCGGAGAGAGAGAAGTCCCAGAAACTCAATGAGCAGCACCAGGCCATCCTGTCCAAAAtgctgagagaggaagacaacaagTACTGCGCCGACTGCGAGGCGAAAG GTCCAAGATGGGCATCCTGGAATCTGGGAGTATTTATGTGCATCCGGTGTGCTGGCATCCACAGGAACCTGGGAGTACACATATCCAGAGTCAAATCAGTCAACCTGGACCAATGGACCTCAGAACAAATCCAG agtATACAGGATATGGGTAATACCAATGGCAGGCAGCTTTATGAGGCCAACCTTCCAGAAAGCTTCAGAAGACCTCAAACAGACCA AGCGGTGGAATTCTTCATCAGGGATAAAtatgagaagaagaaatactACAGCAAGAATGTGACCAATGGGAGCAGT ccAAAAGATGGTAAGAAAGAGAGGGAGCCAGACAGAGGGGGCAAGGTGTCATCCTACACCAAG aGTGAAGAGTCCAGGCCCGTTCCCAAAATCAGCCCCGCTAAGACTTCAGAGCCCTCTGTGAACCTACTAGGCCTTG ACAtacctgcagctgcttcaaCTAACAATGGTAGCACGAGCACAAGCCAGAACAACAACGACCTGGATATATTCGGCCCTATGGTATCCAACCCCCTCCCCGCGTCCTCATCCGCAGCTCAGTTTCCTCAG GTGAGCTCCAGTAACGCGGCCAGCACGCCGACACAAGCTCCAGGAGCTGCGGGAGGCGGAGCCGGCTCAGGGTCAGGGCAGGGAGACCTGGACTTGTTCAGCGACAACAGTAGCGCCACTAAAACTGAAGACGTGGCCAAGAAGCCCCTGTCCAAGGACTCCATCCTGTCCCTGTATGGAACCAACAGCATGTCCCAACAGGCCCCCGCTG CTGGAATGTTCATGGGCCCCTCCCAGATGCAGTTTCCTGTCCAGGCCACTGGTGGTTATCAGCCCTTCCCTGGTATGGGCACTGCCATGCCGCCTACAACCGTCATGGGCGCGATGATGGGGCCCAGTCCGGGCATGATGGTTGGGATGACGATGCCTAATGGCTTCATGGGGAATGCGCCAGCCACTGGTGTGATGGGCATGGCACCGAGGATGATGGGACCACAGGGCGGTGCGCTGCCTGCAGGCATGGTGCCTGCTCAGGGCATGTACGCCATCCAGCCTGGGCAGCAGGCTCAGTGGAACATGGGTCAG GTGAATCAGCAGATGTCCGGCTTGGCCCTGAACAGTGCAGGTGGCCAGATGGCCTTCGGTCAGCCTCCGTCAGCCATGGGTGGATGGGCCGCCCCTGGATCGGGCCAGACTCTGAGCACACAGCTATGGAAGTGA
- the cenpk gene encoding centromere protein K gives MAEVKSGGQAAAELSEAALSELMDLCEDQFAQLEKLQNEIILCEPDFCENTREQAVNRLMATDAELKQWLTVEPTLLASNSEVLLQTGKEEMLKLCSELEMVLSCQEAKRDKLRETKELEQKWLEEKKQALLAAKDHVERLQMEKGKLSEHSVLQDTKAKIQKTKVYQERLMESLGDLLEKHVPLPQDEYSTNKKKKNITQELDEDLISLNEILELLMNKVLNTPHDPYVTIDNTFWPPYIEMLLRYGIAVRHQENNFKIRLETFC, from the exons ATG GCGGAGGTGAAGTCCGGCGgccaggcagcagcagagctgtcAGAGGCTGCTCTCAGCGAGCTGATGGACCTGTGCGAGGATCAGTTTGCTCAGCTGGAAAAG CTTCAGAATGAGATTATTCTGTGTGAACCAGATTTCTGTGAGAATACTCGAGAGCAG GCAGTAAATCGTCTGATGGCAACAGACGCTGAACTGAAGCAGTGGCTGACTGTGGAGCCGACAC TGCTGGCATCGAATTCAGAAGTTTTACTTCAAACTGGAAAAGAGGAG ATGCTCAAGCTGTGCTCTGAACTTGAGATGGTTCTTTCTTGCCAGGAAGcaaaaagagacaaactgaGAGAAACTAAAGAACT TGAACAGAAGTGGTTGGAGGAGAAGAAACAGGCACTGTTAGCTGCCAAAGACCATGTCGAACGACTTCAAATGGAAAAGGGGAAATTATCAGAGCATAG TGTGTTGCAGGACACCAAGGCCAAAATCCAGAAGACGAAGGTCTACCAGGAGAGGTTGATGGAGTCTCTGGGGGACTTACTGGAGAAGCACGTCCCTCTCCCTCAGGATGAATACAGtacaaacaagaagaagaag aacATTACCCAGGAGTTAGACGAAGACTTGATTTCACTTAATGAAATTCTCGAG CTGCTCATGAACAAGGTCCTGAACACACCACACGACCCCTACGTGACGATAGACAACACATTCTGGCCACCGTACATAGAGATGCTGCTCCGCTATGGCATTGCAGTGAGGCACCAGGAGAATAACTTCAAGATCCGCCTGGAAACCTTTTGTTAG